From the genome of Papaver somniferum cultivar HN1 chromosome 2, ASM357369v1, whole genome shotgun sequence, one region includes:
- the LOC113347796 gene encoding probable ADP,ATP carrier protein At5g56450 codes for MKEENEEEEKPLRETRKWLGNFQKDLIAGAVMGGFVHTIVAPIERAKLLLQTQESNIAIVNGKNKRFKGMVDCILRTIREEGVISLWRGNGSSVIRYYPSVALNFSLKDLYKNILRSEGSPYNQFMAGAPANFIAGASAGCTTLIIIYPLDIAHTRLAADLGRNEARQFKGIIHFLSSIRKKDGIKGIYRGLPASLHGMIVHRGLYFGGFDTVKEKMSEKSDLELQLWKRWVAAQAVTTSAGLLSYPLDTVRRRMMMQSGLEKPMYQSTLDCWKTIYRTEGVRSYYRGAVSNMFRSTGAAAILVLYDEVKKFMNWGGL; via the exons ATgaaggaagaaaatgaagaagaggagAAACCCTTAAGAGAAACAAGAAAATGGTTAGGAAATTTCCAGAAAGATTTGATAGCAGGAGCAGTAATGGGTGGATTTGTTCATACAATAGTAGCACCAATAGAAAGGGCAAAACTATTATTACAAACACAGGAAAGCAATATAGCAATTGTTAACGGAAAGAACAAGAGATTTAAAGGAATGGTTGATTGTATTTTAAGAACTATTAGAGAAGAAGGTGTTATTTCTTTATGGAGAGGGAATGGTAGTAGTGTTATTAGGTATTATCCTTCTGTTGCTCTCAACTTTTCTCTCAAG GATCTGTACAAAAACATTTTAAGGAGTGAAGGATCTCCATATAACCAGTTTATGGCTGGTGCCCCAGCGAATTTCATTGCTGGTGCTTCTGCTGGCTGTACAACACTGATTATCATCTACCCACTTGATATTGCTCATACGCGCCTTGCAGCAGACCTTGGGAGAAATGAAGCTCGCCAGTTCAAAGGAATCATCCACTTCTTATCCTCTATTCGTAAAAAAGATGGAATCAAGGGTATCTATAGAGGCCTACCTGCCTCTTTACATGGGATGATTGTCCATCGGGGTttatattttgggggttttgataCAGTGAAAGAAAAGATGTCAGAAAAATCTGATCTCGAGTTGCAGTTATGGAAACGCTGGGTTGCTGCCCAAGCTGTAACAACCTCTGCAGGTCTATTGTCATACCCCTTAGACACTGTTCGAAGGCGAATGATGATGCAATCTGGTTTGGAGAAGCCAATGTACCAGAGTACACTAGATTGTTGGAAGACGATTTACAGGACTGAAGGGGTGCGTTCATATTATCGTGGTGCAGTTTCAAATATGTTTAGGAGTACTGGTGCTGCTGCAATTTTGGTTCTATACGATGAAGTTAAGAAGTTCATGAATTGGGGTGGTTTGTAG
- the LOC113347797 gene encoding nucleosome assembly protein 1;2-like isoform X2, with protein sequence MSKDQFNMADLGANLPGAAAALSAEDRAGLVNALKTLAGQHSDVLESLTPNVRKRVEALREIQTKHDEIEAKFFEERAILEAKYQKMYEPLYSQRFDIVNGVVEVDGVTKEVEADKEADKDAEVEKGVPNFWLNAMKTNEVLMEEITERDEGALKYLKDIKWCRIEEPKGFKLEFFFDTNPYFKNAVLTKTYHMIDDDEPILEKAIGTEIDWYPGKSLTQKVLKKKPKKGSKNTKPITKTEDCESFFNFFNPPQVPEDDDELDEETAEDLQNQMEQDYDVGSTIRDKIIPHAVSWFTGEAVQSEEFDMDMDDEDDDEDDEEDEDEDDDEEDEDEDDDDEEDDEDEGKNRKKPTSGKKSRVPAAEGQQGERPPECKQQ encoded by the exons ATGTCTAAAGATCAGTTTAACATGGCAGATCTTGGTGCTAATCTTCCTGGTGCTGCCGCTG CTTTGAGTGCGGAAGATCGTGCTGGACTTGTTAATGCTTtaaag ACTTTGGCTGGACAACATTCTGACGTACTTgaaagtcttacaccaaatgttaGGAAGCGTGTTGAGGCTTTGAGAGAGATTCAG ACTAAGCATGATGAAATCGAAGCAAAGTTTTTTGAAGAGAGAGCCATACTTGAAGCCAAGTACCAGAAGATGTATGAGCCTCTTTACAGTCAG AGATTTGATATTGTAAATGGTGTCGTTGAAGTCGACGGAGTTACAAAAGAGGTTGAGGCTGACAAAGAAGCCGATAAAGATGCAGAAG TAGAGAAGGGTGTTCCCAATTTTTGGCTCAATGCTATGAAGACAAATGAAGTTTTGATGGAGGAG ATCACAGAACGTGACGAAGGTGCTCTCAAGTATCTGAAAGATATCAAGTGGTGCAGGATTGAGGAGCCCAAGGGATTCAAGCTTGAATTCTTTTTTGATACCAATCCCTATTTCAAGAATGCTGTCCTGACAAAAACTTATCACATGATTGATGATGATGAACCAATTCTAGAAAAAGCAATTGG GACTGAAATTGATTGGTATCCTGGGAAGAGTTTGACCCAGAAAGTGCTGAAGAAGAAGCCTAAGAAGGGGTCAAAGAACACAAAGCCCATCACAAAAACCGAAGACTGTGAaagtttcttcaatttctttaACCCTCCTCAAGTccctgaggatgatgatgaacttGATGAAGAGACA GCTGAAGACCTTCAGAATCAAATGGAGCAAGACTATGATGTTGG CTCCACCATCCGTGACAAGATCATCCCACATGCTGTGTCGTGGTTCACTGGAGAAGCTGTCCAGAGTGAAGAATTTGATATGGATATGGATGATGAGGACGATGACgaagatgatgaggaagatgaggatgaggatgatgacGAGGAAGATGAGGACGAGGATGacgacgatgaagaagatgatgaagatgaaggcaAGAACAGGAAGAAG CCAACATCCGGAAAG AAAAGTAGAGTTCCAGCTGCTGAAGGACAGCAAGGGGAGAGACCACCAGAGTGCAAGCAGCAGTAA
- the LOC113347797 gene encoding nucleosome assembly protein 1;2-like isoform X3: MSKDQFNMADLGANLPGAAAALSAEDRAGLVNALKNKLQTLAGQHSDVLESLTPNVRKRVEALREIQTKHDEIEAKFFEERAILEAKYQKMYEPLYSQRFDIVNGVVEVDGVTKEVEADKEADKDAEVEKGVPNFWLNAMKTNEVLMEEITERDEGALKYLKDIKWCRIEEPKGFKLEFFFDTNPYFKNAVLTKTYHMIDDDEPILEKAIGTEIDWYPGKSLTQKVLKKKPKKGSKNTKPITKTEDCESFFNFFNPPQVPEDDDELDEETAEDLQNQMEQDYDVGSTIRDKIIPHAVSWFTGEAVQSEEFDMDMDDEDDDEDDEEDEDEDDDEEDEDEDDDDEEDDEDEGKNRKKKSRVPAAEGQQGERPPECKQQ, encoded by the exons ATGTCTAAAGATCAGTTTAACATGGCAGATCTTGGTGCTAATCTTCCTGGTGCTGCCGCTG CTTTGAGTGCGGAAGATCGTGCTGGACTTGTTAATGCTTtaaag AATAAGCTTCAGACTTTGGCTGGACAACATTCTGACGTACTTgaaagtcttacaccaaatgttaGGAAGCGTGTTGAGGCTTTGAGAGAGATTCAG ACTAAGCATGATGAAATCGAAGCAAAGTTTTTTGAAGAGAGAGCCATACTTGAAGCCAAGTACCAGAAGATGTATGAGCCTCTTTACAGTCAG AGATTTGATATTGTAAATGGTGTCGTTGAAGTCGACGGAGTTACAAAAGAGGTTGAGGCTGACAAAGAAGCCGATAAAGATGCAGAAG TAGAGAAGGGTGTTCCCAATTTTTGGCTCAATGCTATGAAGACAAATGAAGTTTTGATGGAGGAG ATCACAGAACGTGACGAAGGTGCTCTCAAGTATCTGAAAGATATCAAGTGGTGCAGGATTGAGGAGCCCAAGGGATTCAAGCTTGAATTCTTTTTTGATACCAATCCCTATTTCAAGAATGCTGTCCTGACAAAAACTTATCACATGATTGATGATGATGAACCAATTCTAGAAAAAGCAATTGG GACTGAAATTGATTGGTATCCTGGGAAGAGTTTGACCCAGAAAGTGCTGAAGAAGAAGCCTAAGAAGGGGTCAAAGAACACAAAGCCCATCACAAAAACCGAAGACTGTGAaagtttcttcaatttctttaACCCTCCTCAAGTccctgaggatgatgatgaacttGATGAAGAGACA GCTGAAGACCTTCAGAATCAAATGGAGCAAGACTATGATGTTGG CTCCACCATCCGTGACAAGATCATCCCACATGCTGTGTCGTGGTTCACTGGAGAAGCTGTCCAGAGTGAAGAATTTGATATGGATATGGATGATGAGGACGATGACgaagatgatgaggaagatgaggatgaggatgatgacGAGGAAGATGAGGACGAGGATGacgacgatgaagaagatgatgaagatgaaggcaAGAACAGGAAGAAG AAAAGTAGAGTTCCAGCTGCTGAAGGACAGCAAGGGGAGAGACCACCAGAGTGCAAGCAGCAGTAA
- the LOC113347797 gene encoding nucleosome assembly protein 1;2-like isoform X1, with the protein MSKDQFNMADLGANLPGAAAALSAEDRAGLVNALKNKLQTLAGQHSDVLESLTPNVRKRVEALREIQTKHDEIEAKFFEERAILEAKYQKMYEPLYSQRFDIVNGVVEVDGVTKEVEADKEADKDAEVEKGVPNFWLNAMKTNEVLMEEITERDEGALKYLKDIKWCRIEEPKGFKLEFFFDTNPYFKNAVLTKTYHMIDDDEPILEKAIGTEIDWYPGKSLTQKVLKKKPKKGSKNTKPITKTEDCESFFNFFNPPQVPEDDDELDEETAEDLQNQMEQDYDVGSTIRDKIIPHAVSWFTGEAVQSEEFDMDMDDEDDDEDDEEDEDEDDDEEDEDEDDDDEEDDEDEGKNRKKPTSGKKSRVPAAEGQQGERPPECKQQ; encoded by the exons ATGTCTAAAGATCAGTTTAACATGGCAGATCTTGGTGCTAATCTTCCTGGTGCTGCCGCTG CTTTGAGTGCGGAAGATCGTGCTGGACTTGTTAATGCTTtaaag AATAAGCTTCAGACTTTGGCTGGACAACATTCTGACGTACTTgaaagtcttacaccaaatgttaGGAAGCGTGTTGAGGCTTTGAGAGAGATTCAG ACTAAGCATGATGAAATCGAAGCAAAGTTTTTTGAAGAGAGAGCCATACTTGAAGCCAAGTACCAGAAGATGTATGAGCCTCTTTACAGTCAG AGATTTGATATTGTAAATGGTGTCGTTGAAGTCGACGGAGTTACAAAAGAGGTTGAGGCTGACAAAGAAGCCGATAAAGATGCAGAAG TAGAGAAGGGTGTTCCCAATTTTTGGCTCAATGCTATGAAGACAAATGAAGTTTTGATGGAGGAG ATCACAGAACGTGACGAAGGTGCTCTCAAGTATCTGAAAGATATCAAGTGGTGCAGGATTGAGGAGCCCAAGGGATTCAAGCTTGAATTCTTTTTTGATACCAATCCCTATTTCAAGAATGCTGTCCTGACAAAAACTTATCACATGATTGATGATGATGAACCAATTCTAGAAAAAGCAATTGG GACTGAAATTGATTGGTATCCTGGGAAGAGTTTGACCCAGAAAGTGCTGAAGAAGAAGCCTAAGAAGGGGTCAAAGAACACAAAGCCCATCACAAAAACCGAAGACTGTGAaagtttcttcaatttctttaACCCTCCTCAAGTccctgaggatgatgatgaacttGATGAAGAGACA GCTGAAGACCTTCAGAATCAAATGGAGCAAGACTATGATGTTGG CTCCACCATCCGTGACAAGATCATCCCACATGCTGTGTCGTGGTTCACTGGAGAAGCTGTCCAGAGTGAAGAATTTGATATGGATATGGATGATGAGGACGATGACgaagatgatgaggaagatgaggatgaggatgatgacGAGGAAGATGAGGACGAGGATGacgacgatgaagaagatgatgaagatgaaggcaAGAACAGGAAGAAG CCAACATCCGGAAAG AAAAGTAGAGTTCCAGCTGCTGAAGGACAGCAAGGGGAGAGACCACCAGAGTGCAAGCAGCAGTAA